One genomic segment of Caldicellulosiruptoraceae bacterium PP1 includes these proteins:
- a CDS encoding alpha-mannosidase, whose protein sequence is MYFITERIGKIAEELSRYIYSNKIRIENFLFKEGNYKSIQEAETNNNWNQFTIKHRWGGKDKNFWFKTEFKCPKEFEGKEIAIIVYTNMNGWDAINPQFLAYVDGKLIQAVDVNHREILLGSNYKESDVIRLDLHAYSGMIDKELELFVEFAIFNRDVFDLFYDLWVPLKACNLMPNDSLDKQGIINALNNAINIIDLRKPFSVDFFKSCKKAREYLSSELYDKFSSYEDIVATCIGHTHIDVAWQWTHEQSRQKAIRSFLTVLKLMEEYPDYLFMSSQPQLYKFVKEDYPEVYKRIKEKIKEGKWEAEGAMWLEADCNLTSGESLVRQILFGKRFFKDEFGIDNKVLWLPDVFGYSAALPQILKKSGVDYFMTTKISWNQFNKLPYDTFMWRGIDGTEVLTHFVTTKDYKASGHFTTYNGEINPSQIAGAWERYQQKNINNDVLVCFGYGDGGGGPTRSMLENAKRLKNGFGFCPKVKMGKVLDYFERLDKKVQGNKYLPKWVGELYLEYHRGTYTSMARNKKFNRKSEFAYTDAEFLSSVAKELGFNYPQQELNNGWETILLNQFHDILPGSSIKEVYDVSKKEYEQVLKKADEIKINAAKLIASNIETKDKSLVVFNTLSFECSQTVEFDYETDKEVYLVDSKDKKYLCKRISKNKFVALLDKLPPKGYKTFNIIETNELFQTHKDLVVENNRLENKYFIILINERGEIESIYDKRADREVLKKGKTANRLVAFEDKPMNFDNWDIDIYYTEKSWDVNQVEKVEVVETDNIRGILRIYKTFSDSKIIQDIIIYQDIPRIDFKTYVDWKENQVLLKTFFPVDVNTSKATFEIQYGNVERPTHFNTLWDVARFESVAHKWVDVSQEDYGASLLNDCKYGHSVHDNEIGLTLIKSGIEPNREADREEHYFTYSFYPHEGDWKIAKTHLMAYSLNVPPVVIVEEPHKGILPKEMSFIEISENNVILEVVKKAEDSEDLILRAYECYNKQTKVSFKLWTDIEWVSECDLLENEIEKISSQGNTFEIIFKPYEIKTFKIRLQK, encoded by the coding sequence ATGTACTTCATCACTGAAAGGATAGGCAAAATTGCAGAAGAACTTAGTAGATATATTTACTCAAATAAAATTAGAATAGAAAACTTTTTATTTAAAGAAGGCAATTATAAATCAATACAAGAGGCAGAAACAAATAACAATTGGAATCAATTCACAATTAAACATAGATGGGGCGGTAAAGATAAAAATTTCTGGTTTAAGACTGAATTTAAGTGTCCAAAGGAATTTGAAGGAAAAGAAATAGCAATAATTGTTTATACAAATATGAATGGATGGGATGCAATAAACCCACAATTTTTAGCCTATGTAGATGGTAAGCTCATACAGGCAGTTGATGTTAATCATAGAGAGATATTACTTGGTAGCAACTATAAAGAATCTGATGTCATAAGATTAGATTTACATGCTTACAGTGGGATGATAGATAAGGAATTAGAACTATTTGTTGAATTTGCAATATTTAATAGAGATGTTTTTGATTTATTCTATGATTTATGGGTTCCATTAAAAGCTTGCAACCTTATGCCAAATGATAGTTTAGATAAACAAGGAATTATAAATGCACTAAACAATGCTATTAATATTATAGATTTAAGAAAACCATTTTCGGTTGATTTTTTTAAGTCATGCAAAAAAGCAAGAGAATATCTTTCAAGTGAACTTTATGATAAGTTTTCATCCTATGAGGATATTGTAGCAACATGTATTGGACATACACATATTGATGTTGCTTGGCAATGGACACATGAGCAATCAAGGCAAAAAGCTATAAGGAGCTTTTTAACAGTGCTAAAACTTATGGAAGAATATCCTGATTATCTTTTTATGTCAAGTCAGCCACAGCTTTATAAATTTGTAAAAGAGGATTATCCAGAGGTTTATAAAAGAATAAAAGAAAAGATCAAAGAAGGGAAATGGGAAGCAGAAGGTGCTATGTGGCTTGAGGCAGACTGCAATCTAACATCAGGCGAATCATTAGTAAGACAAATACTTTTTGGAAAAAGATTCTTCAAAGATGAATTTGGTATAGATAATAAGGTACTATGGCTTCCTGATGTATTTGGTTATAGTGCAGCTCTACCACAAATACTTAAAAAATCAGGCGTTGATTACTTTATGACTACAAAGATTAGCTGGAATCAATTCAATAAACTTCCATATGATACCTTTATGTGGAGAGGTATTGATGGAACAGAGGTATTAACACATTTTGTTACAACAAAGGACTATAAAGCATCTGGACATTTTACAACATATAATGGAGAGATTAATCCAAGTCAGATTGCAGGTGCTTGGGAAAGATATCAACAAAAGAATATAAACAATGATGTATTAGTTTGTTTTGGATACGGTGATGGTGGTGGCGGACCAACCAGATCAATGCTCGAGAATGCAAAAAGACTGAAAAATGGATTTGGCTTCTGCCCTAAAGTGAAAATGGGTAAAGTGTTAGACTATTTTGAAAGACTTGATAAGAAGGTCCAGGGGAATAAATATTTACCTAAATGGGTTGGAGAGCTTTACCTTGAATATCATAGAGGTACATATACTTCTATGGCAAGAAACAAGAAATTCAATAGAAAAAGTGAATTTGCATATACTGATGCTGAATTTCTTTCATCTGTTGCTAAGGAATTAGGATTTAATTATCCTCAACAAGAATTGAATAATGGATGGGAAACAATACTTTTAAATCAATTCCATGATATTTTACCAGGTTCATCAATAAAAGAGGTATATGATGTTTCTAAAAAAGAATATGAACAAGTGCTAAAAAAAGCAGATGAAATTAAGATTAATGCTGCAAAACTTATTGCTTCAAATATTGAGACAAAGGATAAATCATTGGTAGTATTCAATACTTTGTCATTTGAATGTTCTCAAACAGTTGAATTTGATTATGAAACAGACAAAGAAGTTTACTTAGTAGATTCCAAAGATAAAAAATATCTTTGTAAACGTATATCCAAAAATAAATTTGTTGCATTATTGGATAAGTTACCACCAAAGGGCTACAAAACGTTTAATATTATTGAAACTAATGAATTATTTCAAACGCATAAAGATTTAGTAGTTGAAAATAATAGGTTGGAAAATAAATACTTCATCATTTTAATAAATGAAAGGGGAGAAATTGAAAGCATATATGACAAAAGAGCTGATAGAGAGGTACTCAAAAAAGGAAAAACTGCAAACAGATTAGTTGCATTTGAAGATAAACCAATGAATTTTGACAATTGGGATATTGATATATATTATACAGAAAAAAGCTGGGATGTAAATCAAGTTGAAAAGGTTGAAGTTGTAGAAACTGATAATATAAGAGGTATTTTACGTATATATAAGACATTCTCTGACTCAAAAATAATACAGGATATAATCATATATCAAGATATACCAAGGATTGATTTTAAAACATATGTAGATTGGAAAGAAAATCAGGTTTTATTAAAAACCTTTTTCCCAGTAGATGTAAATACTTCTAAAGCAACTTTTGAAATACAGTATGGCAACGTTGAAAGGCCAACACATTTCAACACATTATGGGATGTAGCAAGATTTGAGAGTGTTGCTCATAAATGGGTGGATGTTTCTCAAGAAGATTATGGAGCATCTTTATTGAATGATTGTAAGTATGGCCATAGTGTTCATGATAATGAAATTGGTCTTACATTGATAAAGTCTGGGATAGAACCTAATAGAGAAGCTGATAGAGAAGAGCATTATTTTACCTATTCTTTCTATCCACATGAAGGAGATTGGAAAATAGCTAAAACTCACCTAATGGCATACTCATTAAATGTACCACCAGTTGTTATTGTTGAAGAGCCACATAAAGGTATTTTACCGAAAGAGATGTCGTTTATTGAAATAAGCGAAAACAATGTTATTTTGGAAGTTGTAAAAAAGGCAGAGGACTCTGAAGACTTAATATTAAGAGCGTATGAATGCTACAATAAACAAACTAAGGTTAGCTTTAAACTATGGACAGATATAGAATGGGTATCTGAATGTGATCTCTTAGAAAATGAAATAGAAAAAATATCCTCGCAAGGTAATACATTTGAAATCATATTTAAACCTTATGAAATAAAGACATTTAAAATAAGGCTACAAAAATAG